CGCGCGGGCCGCCGAGCTCGTGGCGGCCCGCTGACCTCAGGAGGTCCCCCCGTGCCGACGATCCTCGCCGTCTCCGGCAGCCCGTCGCCCGTCTCGCTCACCCACCGGGTGCTCACCCGCGCCGCCGAACGGCTCGGCGCACGCGGTCACCTGGTCGACGTGCTCGCCGTACGCACCCTGCCGGCCGCCGAACTGCTGGCCGCCGACACCTCTCACCCGGGCGTCGCCGCCGCCGCGCGGCGGTTCGCCGAGGCCGACGCGGTGGTCCTCGCGACCCCCGTGTACAAGGCCGGGTACTCCGGCCTGCTGAAGGCCTACCTGGACCTGCTGCCCCAGTTCGCGCTGGACGGCAAGGTCGTTCTGCCGCTGGCCACCGGCGGCTCCCTCGCCCACGTACTCGCCCTCGACTACGGCCTGCGCCCCGTCCTGATGTCGATGAAGCCGGCCGCCGTCGCCGAGAGCTTCTTCGTGCACGCCGAGCGGGCCGAGGCCATGGGTGACCTGCTCGACTCCGCCACCGACCGGTTCGCGGAACTCGTGGAAGCCCTGCACCGGCCCGCCCGCCGTCTGGCGCCGGCGGCCGCCTGACCCATGACTGACACACCGAACTCCACGGAAGAGGCCCCCATGAAGGCTCTTGTGCTGGCCGGCGGAACGGGATCCCGGCTGCGCCCGTTCAGCTACTCCATGCCCAAACAGCTCATCCCGATCGCCAACAAGCCGGTCCTGGAGCACGTCCTGGACAACATCCGCGACATCGGCGTCACCGAGATCGGCATCATCGTCGGCAACCACGCCACCGAGATCGCGGACGCGCTCGGCGACGGCTCCCGCCTGGGTGTGCGCATCACGTACATCCCGCAGGACCGCCCGGCCGGTCTCGCGCAGACCGTGCAGCTGGCCCGCGGGTTCCTCGGCGACGACGACTTCGTGATGTACCTCGGCGACAACATGCTGCCCGAGGGCATCGAGGAGGCGGCCGCCGAGTTCCGCGCCCTGCGCCCCGCCGCCCAGGTCCTGGTCGCGCAGGTCGAGGACCCGCGCGCCTTCGGGGTCGCGGAGGTCGACGCGGACGGCGTGGTGGAGCGGCTGGTGGAGAAGCCCCCGGTCCCGCGCTCCAACCTGGCGCTGATCGGCGTGTACTTCTTCACCCCGGCCGTGCACGAGGCCGTCGACTCGATCGAGCCGAGCGCCCGGGGCGAGCTGGAGATCACCGACGCCATCCAGTGGCTGGTGACCGGCGGCCGGACCGTGCGGGCCCAGGAGTACGCCGGCTACTGGAAGGACACCGGCCGGGTCGAGGACGTCCTGGAGTGCAACCGGATGCTCCTGGACGGCGTGACGCGCCGGGTCGAGGGCGAGACCGACGAGGACACGGTGCTGATCGGCAACGTCGTCCTGGAGGCCGGGGCCCGGGTCGTCCGCTCGTTCGTGGTGGGCCCGGTGGTGATCGGCGCGGGCACCCTGCTGGAGGACAGCCACGTCGGCCCGTACACCTCGATCGGCCGGGACTGCGTCCTGACCGACGCCCATCTGGACCACTCCATCGCGCTGGACGGCGCCTCGGTCTCCGGCGTGCGCGGGCTGCGCGGCTCGCTGCTGGGCCGGTCCGCCGCCGTCACCGGCGCCCAACTGGAAGAGCGCCACCACCGCCTGGTGGTCGGCGACCACACCCGCGTGGAGGTCGCGGCATGAGCAAGAGGATCCTGGTCACCGGCGGTGCGGGCTTCATCGGTTCGCACTACGTCCGCACACTCCTGGACGGCGGCTACGAGGGCTACGAGGACGCCGAGGTCACCGTCCTCGACAAGCTGACCTACGCCGGCAACCGTGACAACCTGCCCGCCGCCCACCCGCGGCTGACGTTCGTCGAGGGCGACATCTGCGACCTGCCGGCGTTGCTGGACCTGTTCGCGGGCCACGACGCGGTGGTGCACTTCGCGGCCGAGTCGCACGTGGACCGCTCGCTGGAGTCGGCCGCGGAGTTCGTCGCCACCAACGTGGGCGGCACGCAGAACGTCATGGAGGCGGCCCTGCGCACGGGCGTGGAGCGGGTCGTGCACGTCTCCACCGACGAGGTGTACGGCACCATCGACGAGGGCTCCTGGACGGAGGAGTGGCCGCTGCTGCCCAACTCCCCCTACGCGGCGTCCAAGGCCGGCTCCGACCTGATCGCCCGCGCCTACTGGCGCACCCACGGCCTGAACGTCTCGGTCACCCGCTGCTCCAACAACTACGGGCCGTACCAGCACCCGGAGAAGCTGATCCCGCGCTTCGTCACCAACCTGCTGGAGGGCGAGACGGTCCCGCTGTACGGCGAGGGCGCCAACATCCGCGAGTGGCTGCACGTCGACGACCACTGCCGGGCGATCCAGCTGGTGCTGACCCGGGGCCGGGCCGGCGAGATCTACAACGTGGGCGGCGGCAACGAGCAGACGAACCGGCAGATCACCGAGCGGCTGCTCGAACTGACGGGCAACGACTGGTCCCGGGTGGTGCGGGTCGCCGACCGCAAGGGCCACGACCTGCGCTACTCGCTCGACGAGTCCAAGATCCGCGAGGAGCTGGGCTACACGCCCCGCGTCACCTTCGAGGAGGGCCTCGCCGCCACGGTCGACTGGTACCGGGACAACCCCGGCTGGTGGAAGGCGGTCAAGCACGGCGCCGGGGAGGACCGGCGATGACGGGGACCGCCCCCGAGGTGCTCGTGGTCGGTGCCGGCCCGGTCGGGCTGAGCGCCGCCCACGAGCTGGCCCGGCAGGGGGTGTGGGTCCGCCTGGTGGACGCCGCGCCCGGCCCGGCCACCACCAGCAGGGCGCTGGCCACGCACGCCCGCACCCTGGAGACGTACGACCAGATGGGCGTCCTGGACGACCTGCTGCCGCGTGGCCAGCGCGTCGAGCACTTCACGCTGCACCAGAACGGCCGCCGGCTGATCCGCTTCGACACGGACTACAGCCGGCTGCCGACCCGCTTCCCGTTCACGCTCATGGTCGACCAGGTGATCACCGAGGAGGTGCTGCGCGACGCGGCGGCCCGGCACGGTGTCACCGTCGAGTGGGGGGTGCGGCTCGACCGCTTCGAGGATCTGGGGGAGGACGGCGTCCGCGCCCACCTCACCGGCCCCGACGGCCGCGCCGAGACCGTCACCGCCGGCTGGCTGGTCGGCGCCGACGGCGGCCACAGCACCGTCCGCAAGCAGCTCGGCCTGAAGCTGGCGGGCGAGTCGAGCGAGACCTGGCTGATCGCGGACGCGGTCGTCGACTGCGACCTGCCGAGGGACAGCATCCACTGGATGCGCACCCCTCGGGGCACGGTGATGATGGTGCCGTTCCCCGACGAGGGCAAGTGGCGCCTGCTCGACACCGCGGAGACGTCGTACGGCGGGGACGACCGGATGGTCGCGGACCGCTTCGCCGCGAAGATCAGCGCCGGCACCGGGAAACCCGCCCGGGTCGAACTGCCCGGCTGGGTTTCGGTCTTCACGATCCAGCAGCGCATGATCCCGCAGATGCGCGAGGGCCGGGTGCTGCTCGCGGGCGACGCCGCGCACGTCCACAGCCCCGCCTCCGGGCAGGGGATGAACACCGGGGTCCAGGACGCGGTGAACCTCTCCTGGAAGCTGGCGGCGGTCCTGCGCGGCGAGGCGAGCGACTCGCTCCTCGACTCCTACGGCGCCGAACGGGTGCCGGTCGGGGCGGAGCTGCTGCGCACCACCAAGGTCGCCACCCTGCTGGTCCAGCTGCGCAGCCGCAGGGCGGCCGCGTTCCTGCGCACCGCCTTCACCGTGCTGCGCAACATCCCGCCCCTCAAGGGCCGCGTCCAGCGCAAGATCATGGGCGGCATGTCGGCCCTCGGCCTCGGCTACGGCGCCGGTCCCCTCACCCTCGAAGACCCGTCCGCCCGGCCGGTCCGGCCCGGCGACCGGCTCGCCCGGGTCGACGCGGCCCGCGCCGGCGGCTCGCCGGAGTGGCAGCGGGTGCTGGCCGAACTGCGCCGTCCGGAATGGCTGCTGCTCACCCACGGCCCCGCGGCGGAGGGGCAGCCGCGCACGCTGTCCCTGTCCGACCCGTCGGTCGCCGCCGACCTCGGTCTGCGCGCGGGCGACTGGCTGCTGGTCCGCCCCGACGGCTACGTGGCCGCCCGCGGGAGCGCCGGGCAGTCCCCGTCGGCGGCCCTGGCGTCGCTGGGCATCCGGCTGGAGACGTTCACCCGGGCCGCCTGACCGGCGCACACAGGGCCGAGGCCCGCCCCGACGCGTCGGGGCGGGCCTCGGCCCTGTGCGGTCAATGCGGGAGCGCGCGGGGCGCACGGCGCCCTACGCGGCCCGCCGTCCCCGCTTCCCGTACAGCTCCAGGCACTGCTCGTACGACGGCAGCATGCCGAGCGCCGCGGCCTCGGCGACGGTCACCGCGTTCGCGTCCTTCTCCGAGAGCAGCGGCTCCCCGGTGAGCCACTTGGCCCACGGCAGGCCCAGCTCCGGGTCGAGCGCCCGCAGGTCGAGCTGCGTGCCCGGCACGTACTCCGTGGAGCAGAGGTAGCTGATGCAGGTGTCGTCGGTGAGCGCGACGAAGCCGTGCGCCAGGCCCTCCGCCACGAACACCGCCCGCCCGCTGCGGGCGTCCAGCACGGTGCAGTCGTACGTCCCGAAGGTGGGCGAGCCCACCCGCACGTCGACCACCACGTCGAGCAGCACCCCGCGCACGCAGCTGACCAGCTTGGCCTGCCCCGGCGGGATGGCCACGCCGTGCAGCCCGCGGATCGTGTTGCGGGCCGACGCCGAGTAGTTGACCTGCCGGGGCAGGAAGGAGTGTCCGGTCTCGGCTTCGAGCCGGTCGTACCGGTAGGACTCGTGGAAGCTGCCGCGCGGGTCCGGCAGCAGCCTCGGCATGATGCGGTACGCGTCCGGCACAGCGGTCTCTTCGATCCTCATGCCGCGGCACGGTAGGGGCCCCTACTCGATTCTCGGTGGCGCCGGGGGCGACGGGTCCAGCCGTGCCCTAGCGGGACCCGCCACAGTGCCGCCCTCCACTGACGACTGGGAAGGCGGGGACGGTGTCGGCGATCGATCGACGGTCACAGGACGGGCGCGCGGTACTGGTGCTGGGCGCCTCGGGGTTCGTGGGCGGGCACGTGTGCCGCGCCTTCGCGGCGGCGGGCTGGCGGGTGGCGGGCGTGGCCCGTACGGCCCGGTCCGCGGCCCTCCCGTACGAGATCCACGAGCTCGACCTGGTGCGGGCCGAACCCGCCCGTATCGCGGAGCTGGTCCGGCGCCACCACGCCGACGTGGTCGTGAACGCGGCCGGCGCGGTCTGGGGCGTCACCGAGGACGAGATGGACCTGGGCAACCGGGACCTGGTGCGGCGCCTGGTGGAGGCCGGGCCGCCTCGGCTGATCCAGCTGGGCTCGGTGCACGAGTACGGTCCGGTGTCGCGCACCGCGATCACCGAGACCACCCCGACGGCGCCCGTCACCCCCTACGGCCGGTCGAAACTGGCCGGGGCGCGGGCCCTGCTCGACTCCGGCGCCGACGGGCTCGTCCTGCGCGTGTCGAACGTGTCGGGCCCCGGTACCTCCCCGCTCAGCCTGCTGGGCATGGTCGCCGCGCACCTGGCGTCCGGGTCCGCCGAGCCCCTGCGGCTCGCGCCGCTGCTCGCCCACCGGGACTTCGTGGACGTGCGGGACGTCGCCGACGCGGTGGTGCGCGCCGCGGCCTCCGGGGCGACCGGACGGGTCGTCAACATCGGCGGCGGCGCGGCGGTATCGGTGCGTGACCTGGTCGGCCGCATGGCCTCGGCGGACGGTCGCGGCGTCCGGATCGTGGAGGCTCCCGTCGCGGGCGGCCGGCCCCCGGAGGCCGAGTGGCAGCGCATGGACGTCACCCTCGCCCGCACCCTGCTCGGCTGGCAGCCCCGCACCGGCCTCGACGAGTCGCTGCACGACCTGTTGTCCAGTGCCGTTCGAGCAGCGGCGCCCACGATGTCCGCATCGGCCCACCGCTGACGGCCACGTGCCGGACTCTCCAGGGAGGCAGGACCAAGATGAGTGACACGAAGGCACGGATACTGAGTCAGGTGCGCGACTACCACCTGGAGAAGGAGTCGTCGCAGGTCTTCCGTCCCGGCGTCGACGAGATCTGGCCGTCCGGCGCGGTGCTCGGCCCCGAGGACCGGGCCGCCCTCGTGGAGGCGGCCCTCGACATGAAGATCGCGGCCGGCACCCACTCCCGCCGGTTCGAGTCGCGCTTCGCCCGCTACATGAAGCACCGCAAGGCGCATCTGGTGAACTCCGGCTCGTCGGCGAACCTGCTCGCCCTGTCGGCCCTCACCTCACCGCATCTGGAGGACCGCCGGCTCCGGCCCGGCGACGAGGTCGTCACGGTCGCCGCCGGCTTCCCCACGACCGTCAACCCGATCATCCAGAACGGCCTCGTGCCCGTCTTCGTCGACGTCGAGCTGAAGACGTACAACACCACGGCCGAGCGCATCAAGGCCGCGGTCGGCCCGAAGACCCGCGCCATCATGATCGCGCACGCGCTCGGCAACCCCTTCGAGGTCGCCGACGTCGCGCGCATCGCCGAGGAGAACGGCCTCTTCCTCATCGAGGACAACTGCGACGCCGTCGGCTCCCTGCACGACGGCCGGCTCACCGGCACCTTCGGTGACCTGACGACCGTCAGCTTCTACCCGGCGCACCACCTCACCATGGGCGAGGGCGGCTGCGTGCTCACCTCGAACCTCGCGCTCGCCCGGATCGTCGAGTCGATGCGGGACTGGGGCCGCGACTGCTGGTGCGAGCCCGGCGAGAACAACCGCTGCTTCAAGCGGTTCGAGTACCAGCTGGGCAGCCTGCCGGCCGGGTACGACCACAAGTACATCTACTCGCACGTGGGCTACAACCTGAAGGCCACCGACCTGCAGGCCGCACTCGGGCTGACCCAGCTGGCCAAGGTCGACGCGTTCACCGCCGCCCGCCGTCACAACTGGAGCCGGCTGCGCGAGGGCCTGGACGGCGCCCCGCACCTGATCCTGCCGGAGGCCACGCTGAACAGCGAGCCCAGCTGGTTCGGGTTCGTGATCACGGTCGCCCCCGACGCGCCGTTCACCCGCAAGGAGCTGGTGGACTTCCTGGAGGCCCGCAAGATCGGCACCCGCAACCTGTTCGCGGGCAACCTCACCCGGCAGCCCGCCTACCAGGACGTGCCGCACCGGGTGGTCGGCGACCTCACCAACTCGGACATCATCACCGAGCAGACCTTCTGGATCGGCGTCTATCCCGGCCTCACCGACGAGATGACCGACTACATGGTCGCGTCCGTCCGTGAGTTCCTCGCCGGCCGGTGACACCCGGAGCCGTCCGCTCCCGCACCCGCCGCTCCTCCGCGTTGCACAGCCCCTCACGTCCTTGACAAGGAGAGACCCCATGTCGTCGATACTCATGGAGTTGACGCGCCCGCCGTCCGTGGTCCAGCCTCGCGAGCCGGCCTCGGTGGCCGACCGGATAGCGGCGTCCGCGGCGGCCACGGCGGGACGCATGACCACCGGCGCCTTCCACGACTGGTTCGCCGGCCGCGGGAAGGCGGGCCGCTTCAGCGTCGAGCGCATCCCCTTCTCGAAGCTGCGCGGCTGGTCCTTCGAGCCGGACACCGGCAACCTGGTGCACGCGAGCGGCCGCTTCTTCAGCGTCGAGGGCCTGCACGTCACCGCCGACGACGGCCCGCACCGGGAGTGGTACCAGCCGATCATCAAGCAGCCCGAGGTCGGCATCCTGGGCATCCTGGTCAAGGAGTTCGACGGCGTCCTGCACTTCCTGATGCAGGCCAAGATGGAGCCGGGCAACCGCAACCTGCTCCAGCTCTCCCCCACCGTGCAGGCCACCCGCAGCAACTACACCAAGGTCCACAAGGGCACGGACGTCAAGTACATCCAGTACTTCACCGGTCCCGAGCGCGGCCGGGTCCTCGCCGACGTGCTGCAGTCCGAGCACGGCTCGTGGTTCTTCCACAAGAGCAACCGCAACATGATCGTCGAGGTGGACGGCGACGTCCCGCTCGACGAGGACTTCTGCTGGCTCACCCTCGGCCAGCTCAACGAGCTGCTGCACCACGACAACCTGGTCAACATGGACTCGCGGACGGTGCTGGCCTGCCTGCCGGCGTACCGTCCCGAGCCGCCCGCCGGGGACGGCTTCGCGCACGCCCTCGCCCGCTCCCGCGACCCGCAGGCCGGCGCGCTGCTCACCGACGTGGACCTGCTGTCCTGGTTCACCTCCGAGCGTTCCCGCTACGACGTCCGGGCCGAGCGCATCCCGCTCGCGGAGGTGCCCGGCTGGACCCGCGACGAGGCCCGGATCGGCAAGGACGACGGCCGCTGGTTCGACGTCGTCGCCGTCGAGGTGCAGGCCGGCAACCGCGAGGTCACCAGCTGGACCCAGCCGCTGATCGAGCCGTCCAGCCGGGGCATCGCGGCCTTCCTCACCCGCTCCTTCGGCGGCGTCCTGCACGTCCTGGCCAACGCGAAGGTCGAGGGCGGCTTCCTCGACACCGTGGAGCTCGCGCCGACCGTGCAGGCCTCGCCGGACAACTTCGCGGGGATCCCGGTCCGGCCGCCCTTCCTCGACCTGGTGCTCTCCGCCGCCCCGGACCGCATCCGCTACGACGCCGTCCACTCCGAGGAGGGCGGCCGCTTCCTCTACGCCGAGAACCGCTACCTGGTCATCGAGGCGGACGAGTCCGAGGCGCCGATGCTGCCGCCCGCCGGCTACCAGTGGGTGACGGTCGGCCAGCTCTCCGAACTGGTCAAGCACGGCCACTACGTCAACGTGCAGGCCAGGACCCTGCTCGCCTGCCTGAACGCGATGTCCCCGACCACGGACGCCGCCGGACCCGACTCCCTGGGAACCCGATCACATGACTGAACGTCCGCTGCGCGTCGCCGTCCTCGGCACCGCGGACATCGCCCGCCGCCGTGTCCTGCCCGCCCTCTCGGCGGATCCGGACGTGGAGCTGACCGCCGTGGCGAGCCGGAGCGGCGAGCGGGCGCGGGAGGTGGCGGGCCCCTACGGCTGCGCGGCGGTCACGTCGTACGAGGCGGTCCTGGACCGGCCCGACGTGGACGCCGTCTACGTCCCGCTGCCCGTCTCCCTGCACGCCGAGTGGGCGCGCCGCGCGCTCGCCGCGGGCAAGCACGTCCTCGCGGAGAAGCCGCTCACCGCGCACGCGCACACCACCGCCGAACTCCTCGGGCTGGCCCGCGCGGCGGGGCTGGCCCTGATGGAGAACGTCATGTTCGTCCACCATCCGCAGCACGCGGTGGTGCGCGAACTCGTCGCCGCCGGGACGATCGGCGAACTGCGCGCGTTCAGCGCGGTGTTCGCCGTTCCGCCGCTGCCGGCCGGCAACATCCGCCACCGGCCCGAACTCGGCGGCGGCGCCCTGCTCGACATCGGCTACTACCCGGTCCGGGCGGCCCTGCACTTCCTCGGCTCCGGCCTCGACGTGGTCGGTGCGGCCCTGGAGCACTCGGC
Above is a genomic segment from Streptomyces collinus Tu 365 containing:
- the ssuE gene encoding NADPH-dependent FMN reductase gives rise to the protein MPTILAVSGSPSPVSLTHRVLTRAAERLGARGHLVDVLAVRTLPAAELLAADTSHPGVAAAARRFAEADAVVLATPVYKAGYSGLLKAYLDLLPQFALDGKVVLPLATGGSLAHVLALDYGLRPVLMSMKPAAVAESFFVHAERAEAMGDLLDSATDRFAELVEALHRPARRLAPAAA
- a CDS encoding glucose-1-phosphate thymidylyltransferase; translated protein: MKALVLAGGTGSRLRPFSYSMPKQLIPIANKPVLEHVLDNIRDIGVTEIGIIVGNHATEIADALGDGSRLGVRITYIPQDRPAGLAQTVQLARGFLGDDDFVMYLGDNMLPEGIEEAAAEFRALRPAAQVLVAQVEDPRAFGVAEVDADGVVERLVEKPPVPRSNLALIGVYFFTPAVHEAVDSIEPSARGELEITDAIQWLVTGGRTVRAQEYAGYWKDTGRVEDVLECNRMLLDGVTRRVEGETDEDTVLIGNVVLEAGARVVRSFVVGPVVIGAGTLLEDSHVGPYTSIGRDCVLTDAHLDHSIALDGASVSGVRGLRGSLLGRSAAVTGAQLEERHHRLVVGDHTRVEVAA
- the rfbB gene encoding dTDP-glucose 4,6-dehydratase, whose product is MSKRILVTGGAGFIGSHYVRTLLDGGYEGYEDAEVTVLDKLTYAGNRDNLPAAHPRLTFVEGDICDLPALLDLFAGHDAVVHFAAESHVDRSLESAAEFVATNVGGTQNVMEAALRTGVERVVHVSTDEVYGTIDEGSWTEEWPLLPNSPYAASKAGSDLIARAYWRTHGLNVSVTRCSNNYGPYQHPEKLIPRFVTNLLEGETVPLYGEGANIREWLHVDDHCRAIQLVLTRGRAGEIYNVGGGNEQTNRQITERLLELTGNDWSRVVRVADRKGHDLRYSLDESKIREELGYTPRVTFEEGLAATVDWYRDNPGWWKAVKHGAGEDRR
- a CDS encoding FAD-dependent oxidoreductase, producing the protein MTGTAPEVLVVGAGPVGLSAAHELARQGVWVRLVDAAPGPATTSRALATHARTLETYDQMGVLDDLLPRGQRVEHFTLHQNGRRLIRFDTDYSRLPTRFPFTLMVDQVITEEVLRDAAARHGVTVEWGVRLDRFEDLGEDGVRAHLTGPDGRAETVTAGWLVGADGGHSTVRKQLGLKLAGESSETWLIADAVVDCDLPRDSIHWMRTPRGTVMMVPFPDEGKWRLLDTAETSYGGDDRMVADRFAAKISAGTGKPARVELPGWVSVFTIQQRMIPQMREGRVLLAGDAAHVHSPASGQGMNTGVQDAVNLSWKLAAVLRGEASDSLLDSYGAERVPVGAELLRTTKVATLLVQLRSRRAAAFLRTAFTVLRNIPPLKGRVQRKIMGGMSALGLGYGAGPLTLEDPSARPVRPGDRLARVDAARAGGSPEWQRVLAELRRPEWLLLTHGPAAEGQPRTLSLSDPSVAADLGLRAGDWLLVRPDGYVAARGSAGQSPSAALASLGIRLETFTRAA
- a CDS encoding dTDP-4-dehydrorhamnose 3,5-epimerase family protein is translated as MRIEETAVPDAYRIMPRLLPDPRGSFHESYRYDRLEAETGHSFLPRQVNYSASARNTIRGLHGVAIPPGQAKLVSCVRGVLLDVVVDVRVGSPTFGTYDCTVLDARSGRAVFVAEGLAHGFVALTDDTCISYLCSTEYVPGTQLDLRALDPELGLPWAKWLTGEPLLSEKDANAVTVAEAAALGMLPSYEQCLELYGKRGRRAA
- a CDS encoding NAD-dependent epimerase/dehydratase family protein, with protein sequence MSAIDRRSQDGRAVLVLGASGFVGGHVCRAFAAAGWRVAGVARTARSAALPYEIHELDLVRAEPARIAELVRRHHADVVVNAAGAVWGVTEDEMDLGNRDLVRRLVEAGPPRLIQLGSVHEYGPVSRTAITETTPTAPVTPYGRSKLAGARALLDSGADGLVLRVSNVSGPGTSPLSLLGMVAAHLASGSAEPLRLAPLLAHRDFVDVRDVADAVVRAAASGATGRVVNIGGGAAVSVRDLVGRMASADGRGVRIVEAPVAGGRPPEAEWQRMDVTLARTLLGWQPRTGLDESLHDLLSSAVRAAAPTMSASAHR
- the rfbH gene encoding lipopolysaccharide biosynthesis protein RfbH; the encoded protein is MSDTKARILSQVRDYHLEKESSQVFRPGVDEIWPSGAVLGPEDRAALVEAALDMKIAAGTHSRRFESRFARYMKHRKAHLVNSGSSANLLALSALTSPHLEDRRLRPGDEVVTVAAGFPTTVNPIIQNGLVPVFVDVELKTYNTTAERIKAAVGPKTRAIMIAHALGNPFEVADVARIAEENGLFLIEDNCDAVGSLHDGRLTGTFGDLTTVSFYPAHHLTMGEGGCVLTSNLALARIVESMRDWGRDCWCEPGENNRCFKRFEYQLGSLPAGYDHKYIYSHVGYNLKATDLQAALGLTQLAKVDAFTAARRHNWSRLREGLDGAPHLILPEATLNSEPSWFGFVITVAPDAPFTRKELVDFLEARKIGTRNLFAGNLTRQPAYQDVPHRVVGDLTNSDIITEQTFWIGVYPGLTDEMTDYMVASVREFLAGR
- a CDS encoding NDP-hexose 2,3-dehydratase family protein → MSSILMELTRPPSVVQPREPASVADRIAASAAATAGRMTTGAFHDWFAGRGKAGRFSVERIPFSKLRGWSFEPDTGNLVHASGRFFSVEGLHVTADDGPHREWYQPIIKQPEVGILGILVKEFDGVLHFLMQAKMEPGNRNLLQLSPTVQATRSNYTKVHKGTDVKYIQYFTGPERGRVLADVLQSEHGSWFFHKSNRNMIVEVDGDVPLDEDFCWLTLGQLNELLHHDNLVNMDSRTVLACLPAYRPEPPAGDGFAHALARSRDPQAGALLTDVDLLSWFTSERSRYDVRAERIPLAEVPGWTRDEARIGKDDGRWFDVVAVEVQAGNREVTSWTQPLIEPSSRGIAAFLTRSFGGVLHVLANAKVEGGFLDTVELAPTVQASPDNFAGIPVRPPFLDLVLSAAPDRIRYDAVHSEEGGRFLYAENRYLVIEADESEAPMLPPAGYQWVTVGQLSELVKHGHYVNVQARTLLACLNAMSPTTDAAGPDSLGTRSHD
- a CDS encoding Gfo/Idh/MocA family protein, with the protein product MTERPLRVAVLGTADIARRRVLPALSADPDVELTAVASRSGERAREVAGPYGCAAVTSYEAVLDRPDVDAVYVPLPVSLHAEWARRALAAGKHVLAEKPLTAHAHTTAELLGLARAAGLALMENVMFVHHPQHAVVRELVAAGTIGELRAFSAVFAVPPLPAGNIRHRPELGGGALLDIGYYPVRAALHFLGSGLDVVGAALEHSAGSAVETSGAVLVRTPKGVLGQLAFGMEHAYRSAYELWGSEGRIRVESAFTPPAGHSPTVWVTDGAGSRELSLAPHDQVAATVRAFVEAARSGGVGDAAAAECLEQATLLDAVRTRAARQ